One genomic window of Ilyobacter polytropus DSM 2926 includes the following:
- the pheT gene encoding phenylalanine--tRNA ligase subunit beta, whose protein sequence is MLISLDWLKQYVDIKENTKELENTLTMIGQEVEAIEVQGEDLDNVVVGQIVEYGRHPEAEKLSLLKVEVGEGEPLQIVCGAPNHKDGDKVVVAKLGAVLPGEFKIKKAKVRGIESCGMLCSEVELGIGEDGEGIIILPEDAPVGEEYRKYIGLDDTIFELEITPNRPDCLSHIGIAREVAAYYKRKVKYPKYEMDEVIEPASSHIHVNIEDKERCKRYCTRILKGVKIQESPEWLKKRLRSIGLRPINNIVDITNFVMFEYNHPMHAFDLDKLDGSKIIVRKAKTGEKIVTLDEEERELNNGELVIADEKKPVAIAGIMGGLDTKVDEETTDILLEVAYFTPENIRKTSKSLGLSSDSSYRFERGIDRENSIEVIDRAAKLMKDIAGGEILSGIVEKYVEKYEKIELTLDIDKLNKFVGKEISVETVGEILRNLGLEIKALVGKILTVCPPSYRSDLVRTADLYEEVIRMYGFENIEDVMPEANIKAGVKDPETEAVDKVKLVLKKLGLQEVINYSFIPSDAVSKLKMNVETMAIKNPINEDLAVMRPTLIYGLLSNIRDNFNRNQFDLKLFEVSRTFTSSEELANEEVKIAVAVSGRAEKDLWNSKPEAYDFFDIKGYVEGFLEYMGINRFQLARTNNPTFHPGRSAEIRMGKDVIGSFGEIHPDVAEAMDIKKERAYIAELDLIKILKYGKSKIKYERIVKFPAVTRDLAIVLDGDILVGDMLGDIKKSSKIIESVELFDVYQGDKVESGKKSVAINIVMRKSNGTLEEKEITEGVEKILQTIRKKYKGEIRQ, encoded by the coding sequence ATGTTAATTTCACTAGATTGGTTAAAACAGTATGTGGACATAAAAGAAAATACAAAAGAACTTGAAAATACCCTTACTATGATAGGGCAAGAGGTAGAGGCTATAGAGGTTCAAGGAGAAGATCTGGACAATGTAGTTGTGGGGCAGATAGTTGAATACGGAAGACATCCTGAAGCAGAAAAGCTGTCACTACTCAAGGTAGAAGTTGGAGAAGGGGAACCTCTCCAGATAGTGTGTGGTGCACCGAATCACAAAGACGGAGATAAGGTAGTAGTAGCTAAATTAGGAGCTGTACTTCCTGGTGAGTTTAAAATAAAAAAAGCCAAGGTAAGAGGAATAGAGTCTTGCGGAATGCTCTGTTCTGAAGTAGAACTAGGTATAGGAGAAGACGGAGAGGGAATAATAATCCTTCCTGAGGATGCACCTGTAGGAGAGGAATACAGAAAATATATAGGTCTTGATGACACAATATTTGAACTAGAAATAACTCCAAACAGGCCAGACTGTCTTTCTCATATAGGTATAGCAAGAGAGGTAGCGGCTTACTATAAGAGAAAAGTAAAATATCCTAAATATGAGATGGACGAAGTAATAGAACCTGCTTCTAGCCATATACATGTAAATATAGAGGATAAAGAAAGATGTAAAAGATACTGTACAAGAATCCTAAAGGGAGTAAAAATACAGGAATCTCCTGAATGGCTCAAAAAAAGATTAAGATCTATAGGTCTAAGGCCTATAAATAATATAGTCGATATAACAAATTTTGTAATGTTTGAATATAATCACCCTATGCATGCCTTTGACCTAGATAAACTAGATGGCAGTAAGATTATTGTAAGAAAAGCAAAAACAGGGGAAAAGATAGTAACTTTAGACGAAGAAGAGAGAGAGTTGAATAACGGCGAGTTAGTAATCGCAGATGAAAAAAAACCTGTAGCCATAGCTGGAATAATGGGGGGACTTGATACAAAAGTTGATGAAGAAACAACTGATATTCTTTTGGAAGTTGCTTATTTCACACCTGAAAACATAAGGAAAACTTCTAAGTCACTGGGGCTTTCTTCTGATTCTTCATATAGGTTTGAAAGAGGAATAGACAGGGAAAATTCTATAGAAGTAATAGACAGAGCTGCTAAACTAATGAAGGATATAGCCGGTGGGGAGATTCTGAGTGGAATAGTAGAAAAATATGTAGAAAAATATGAAAAAATAGAACTTACTCTTGATATAGACAAACTTAACAAATTTGTAGGTAAGGAAATATCTGTTGAGACAGTTGGAGAGATATTGAGAAATCTTGGTCTCGAGATAAAAGCTTTGGTTGGAAAAATACTTACAGTGTGTCCTCCTAGTTACAGAAGTGACTTAGTGAGAACTGCAGATCTTTATGAAGAGGTCATTAGAATGTATGGCTTTGAAAATATAGAGGATGTAATGCCTGAAGCAAATATAAAAGCCGGAGTAAAAGATCCTGAAACAGAGGCAGTGGATAAAGTTAAACTTGTACTTAAAAAGTTAGGACTTCAAGAGGTTATAAATTACAGTTTTATACCATCCGACGCAGTATCAAAACTAAAAATGAATGTAGAAACAATGGCAATTAAAAACCCTATAAACGAAGATCTAGCAGTTATGAGACCTACACTTATTTACGGATTACTTTCAAATATAAGGGACAACTTCAATAGAAACCAGTTTGATCTTAAATTATTTGAAGTATCTAGAACATTTACATCAAGTGAAGAACTTGCAAATGAAGAAGTAAAAATTGCTGTTGCAGTATCAGGAAGAGCTGAAAAAGATCTATGGAACTCCAAGCCTGAAGCCTATGATTTCTTTGATATAAAGGGATATGTAGAAGGTTTTCTTGAGTATATGGGGATAAACAGATTCCAACTTGCAAGAACAAATAATCCTACTTTCCACCCTGGGAGGTCTGCAGAGATAAGAATGGGTAAGGATGTAATAGGAAGCTTTGGAGAGATACATCCAGATGTGGCTGAGGCTATGGATATAAAAAAGGAAAGAGCTTATATAGCTGAATTGGATCTTATAAAAATTCTAAAATACGGAAAGAGTAAAATCAAGTATGAAAGAATTGTAAAGTTTCCAGCTGTGACAAGAGATCTGGCAATTGTACTAGATGGAGATATTCTTGTAGGAGATATGCTAGGGGATATCAAAAAATCTTCTAAAATAATAGAAAGTGTAGAGCTATTTGACGTTTATCAGGGGGATAAAGTGGAAAGTGGTAAAAAGTCTGTAGCAATAAACATAGTTATGAGAAAGTCTAACGGAACCTTGGAAGAAAAAGAGATAACAGAAGGAGTAGAAAAAATACTTCAAACTATAAGAAAAAAATATAAAGGTGAAATAAGACAGTAA
- a CDS encoding glycoside hydrolase family 10 protein — translation MKRIFLLLSVYIIFSFISYGQEAEISYNGVNFYKKNGEKNEFRGVWVATVANLNWPKKKSTSPREQRKDFKEILKEIKIMNMNAIIMQVRPSGDAVYKSKIVPWSRYITGTQGKYPGYDPLKFMVERSHKMGIEFHAWFNPYRVALNDEEFKSLSSDNFAVKNPETVIKYGKKYYFDPGIPKVREHLIKVVLEVVDNYDIDAVHIDDYFYPYTIEDLDFPDLETYRTYGYEFSEIKEWRRENVNKFIEELHKEIKKRDKKVKFGISPFGVWRNHRDDARGSDTAAFQTSYDNLYADVLKWIDMGWIDYVIPQVYWNFGFAPAPYEKLVDWWSKETSGKKVKLFIGQGAYKVGKENWENPDELINQIYYNRSKGIEGSAFFDIKSLVENPYNLKDRLKIDVFREN, via the coding sequence ATGAAAAGAATTTTTTTATTATTGTCAGTATACATAATTTTTAGCTTTATTTCTTACGGACAGGAGGCAGAGATAAGCTACAACGGAGTTAATTTTTATAAAAAAAATGGAGAAAAAAATGAATTTAGAGGTGTCTGGGTTGCAACAGTTGCCAATCTGAACTGGCCTAAAAAAAAATCAACTTCTCCTAGAGAACAGAGAAAAGATTTTAAAGAGATACTGAAAGAGATAAAAATAATGAATATGAATGCCATAATAATGCAGGTTAGACCTTCAGGAGATGCCGTATATAAATCTAAAATAGTGCCCTGGTCAAGATATATTACAGGAACTCAGGGGAAATACCCTGGATATGATCCCCTTAAATTTATGGTAGAAAGGAGCCATAAAATGGGAATAGAATTCCACGCCTGGTTTAACCCCTATAGAGTCGCACTTAATGATGAAGAGTTTAAAAGTCTAAGTAGTGATAATTTCGCAGTTAAAAATCCTGAAACTGTAATAAAATATGGAAAAAAATATTATTTTGATCCTGGGATTCCTAAGGTTAGGGAACATCTAATAAAAGTAGTACTAGAAGTAGTTGATAATTATGATATTGACGCTGTGCATATCGATGATTATTTTTATCCGTATACAATTGAAGACCTTGATTTTCCAGACCTAGAGACTTATAGAACTTATGGATATGAATTTTCTGAAATAAAGGAATGGAGAAGAGAAAATGTAAACAAATTTATAGAGGAGCTTCACAAAGAGATAAAAAAAAGAGATAAAAAAGTGAAATTTGGAATCAGTCCCTTTGGAGTATGGAGAAATCATAGGGATGATGCACGAGGTTCTGATACAGCTGCTTTTCAGACAAGCTATGACAATCTCTATGCAGATGTGTTAAAGTGGATAGATATGGGATGGATTGATTATGTTATACCCCAGGTATACTGGAATTTTGGATTTGCTCCTGCACCTTATGAAAAACTTGTGGACTGGTGGTCAAAAGAAACTTCCGGAAAAAAAGTAAAGCTTTTTATAGGACAGGGAGCTTATAAAGTAGGAAAGGAAAACTGGGAGAATCCAGATGAACTTATAAATCAGATTTATTATAATAGGAGTAAGGGTATAGAGGGAAGTGCTTTTTTTGACATAAAGTCTTTAGTGGAAAATCCATATAATCTTAAAGATAGGTTGAAAATAGATGTTTTTAGAGAAAATTAA
- a CDS encoding L-serine ammonia-lyase, iron-sulfur-dependent, subunit alpha: protein MDSLRELFKIGNGPSSSHTMGPERSAKKFKVDNPDACSYRVELYGSLAATGKGHLTDWIIIETLKPKKTEILWKSEVSYEYHANGMKFFALDSDGNILKEWLVFSVGGGTIMEDGQARQGGSDVYPLGKMTEIMEWCSKNRKELWEYVEEMEGSSIWPFLEKIWEAMESCIKTGINKTGVLPGTLKYPRKAQSFYRKARRDNSRNGFIGKIFAYTLAVSEENGGGGRVVTAPTCGASGVIPGLLYALKEEYNLSEDEVLKGLAIAGLIGNIIKENATISGAEGGCQAEVGAACSMAAGMSTFLLGGSLKQIEYSAEIALEHHLGLTCDPVGGYVQIPCIERNAAAAVRALDAANYSLYTDGQHAVSFDQVVLTMKETGRDLKCEYKETSLGGLAKFNFDAEC, encoded by the coding sequence ATGGATTCTTTGAGAGAGTTATTCAAAATTGGAAATGGACCTTCAAGTTCACACACTATGGGACCAGAAAGATCTGCCAAAAAATTTAAGGTTGACAACCCAGATGCATGCAGTTACAGGGTAGAGCTTTATGGGTCACTTGCAGCAACGGGAAAAGGTCATCTTACAGACTGGATAATCATAGAGACCCTAAAGCCAAAGAAAACAGAAATTTTATGGAAATCAGAAGTGAGCTATGAATATCATGCAAACGGTATGAAATTTTTTGCTTTAGATTCTGATGGAAATATATTGAAAGAATGGCTGGTTTTTTCTGTAGGTGGTGGAACAATCATGGAAGACGGTCAGGCAAGACAAGGTGGATCTGATGTATATCCTCTGGGAAAAATGACTGAAATCATGGAATGGTGCTCTAAAAATAGAAAAGAACTTTGGGAATACGTAGAAGAAATGGAGGGAAGCTCTATATGGCCTTTCCTTGAAAAAATATGGGAGGCAATGGAAAGCTGTATAAAAACAGGAATTAATAAAACAGGTGTTCTCCCAGGAACATTGAAATATCCAAGGAAGGCTCAGTCTTTTTACAGAAAGGCCAGAAGGGATAATTCAAGAAATGGATTTATAGGAAAAATATTTGCCTATACCCTCGCTGTATCAGAAGAAAATGGCGGTGGAGGAAGAGTTGTAACTGCTCCTACATGCGGTGCTTCAGGAGTAATCCCTGGTCTTTTATATGCACTTAAAGAAGAATACAACCTTTCAGAGGATGAAGTTTTAAAGGGGCTTGCAATTGCAGGTCTAATAGGAAATATAATAAAGGAAAATGCCACTATATCCGGTGCCGAAGGTGGATGTCAGGCAGAGGTAGGAGCAGCCTGCTCTATGGCAGCAGGTATGTCTACTTTTTTGCTAGGAGGCTCTCTAAAGCAGATAGAGTATTCAGCAGAGATAGCCTTAGAACATCATCTAGGATTGACATGTGACCCTGTAGGTGGCTATGTGCAGATACCATGTATAGAAAGAAATGCAGCTGCAGCAGTAAGAGCTCTTGATGCTGCTAACTATTCCCTATATACAGACGGTCAGCACGCAGTATCTTTTGATCAGGTGGTTCTCACCATGAAAGAAACTGGAAGAGATCTAAAGTGTGAATACAAGGAGACCTCTCTCGGAGGACTTGCAAAATTTAATTTTGATGCAGAATGCTAA
- the pth gene encoding aminoacyl-tRNA hydrolase codes for MKLIVGLGNPGEKYSKTRHNIGFEVIDMLAEDLKVSGFREKFQGLIGETVIKDEKVFLLKPQTFMNLSGNSINEVIKFYKIDPEEDLIVIYDDMDLDLGQLKIKVKGSPAGHNGIKSIISHIGENFLRVKCGIGKAKSREETVNFVLGRFSKEESNEVDPMIENASKAAQSLITAKDISRVMQKYNKKK; via the coding sequence ATGAAGCTTATTGTTGGACTAGGGAATCCCGGTGAAAAATATAGTAAGACCAGGCATAATATAGGATTTGAAGTGATAGATATGCTGGCAGAAGATCTTAAGGTATCAGGTTTTAGAGAGAAGTTTCAAGGTCTGATAGGAGAAACTGTTATAAAGGATGAAAAGGTATTTCTATTAAAGCCCCAGACTTTTATGAATCTCAGCGGAAATTCAATAAATGAGGTTATAAAATTTTATAAAATAGATCCTGAAGAGGATCTCATAGTAATATATGATGATATGGATCTAGACCTTGGGCAGCTTAAGATAAAGGTGAAGGGAAGTCCTGCAGGACATAACGGTATAAAATCAATAATATCCCATATAGGGGAAAACTTCTTAAGAGTGAAGTGTGGTATAGGGAAAGCAAAATCTAGAGAAGAAACGGTGAACTTTGTACTTGGAAGATTTTCTAAAGAGGAATCAAATGAGGTGGACCCTATGATCGAAAATGCATCTAAAGCTGCACAGTCCCTTATCACTGCAAAAGATATAAGCAGAGTTATGCAGAAATACAATAAAAAGAAGTAA
- a CDS encoding MIP/aquaporin family protein: MGVYLAEFIGTMILILLGNGVVANVVLNKSKGNNSGWIVITAGWGFAVAVAVYVTGWVSGAHINPAVTIALATIGAFDWGMVPGYIAAQVAGAFTGGVLVYLTYKQHYDETEDADGKLATFSTGPAISGAKWNATTEIIGSAMLVIGVLGITNGNNNVGPMAALLVGILVWSLGLSLGGPTGYAINPARDLGPRIAHALLPIKGKRDSDWAYAWIPVVAPIVGGIIGAQLYTVCLSVWS; this comes from the coding sequence ATGGGAGTTTATTTGGCAGAGTTTATAGGTACTATGATCCTAATATTACTTGGTAACGGAGTGGTTGCAAATGTGGTTCTAAACAAGAGTAAGGGTAACAACAGTGGTTGGATAGTTATCACAGCAGGATGGGGATTTGCAGTTGCAGTTGCAGTATACGTTACAGGATGGGTAAGTGGAGCTCACATCAACCCTGCGGTGACAATAGCACTTGCAACTATAGGTGCTTTTGACTGGGGAATGGTTCCTGGATACATAGCGGCTCAGGTAGCCGGGGCATTTACAGGAGGAGTACTTGTATATCTGACATATAAACAGCATTATGACGAGACAGAAGATGCAGACGGTAAATTGGCAACATTTTCTACAGGTCCTGCAATAAGCGGAGCTAAATGGAATGCAACAACTGAGATAATCGGTTCTGCTATGCTGGTTATTGGAGTATTAGGAATAACAAACGGAAACAACAATGTAGGACCTATGGCTGCCTTACTTGTAGGTATACTTGTATGGTCACTTGGTCTAAGTCTTGGAGGACCGACAGGATACGCTATAAACCCAGCAAGAGATTTGGGACCTAGAATAGCTCATGCATTACTTCCTATAAAAGGAAAGAGAGATTCTGACTGGGCTTATGCATGGATTCCTGTAGTGGCTCCTATTGTAGGTGGGATTATAGGGGCACAATTATATACTGTATGCCTAAGTGTTTGGAGCTAG
- the glpK gene encoding glycerol kinase GlpK, whose product MSKKYVIALDQGTTSSRAIVFDKDGNTVGVSQKEFTQIYPKAGWVEHNPMEIWASQSSVVTEVIAKTGITNDEIAAIGITNQRETTVVWDKNTGEPVYNAIVWQCRRTANICNELKEKGLEDYVRRNTGLVVDAYFSGTKVKWILDNVEGAREKAEKGDLLFGTVDTWLIWKLTNGKVHVTDYTNASRTMLFNIRDLKWDEKMLEELNIPKSMLPEVKNSSEVYGQANLGGVGGTGGIRVPIAGAAGDQQSALFGQACFEKGEAKNTYGTGCFLLMNTGENAVESKNGLLTTIAIGIDNKVEYALEGSVFVGGASVQWLRDELRLINDAADTEYFSKKVKDSNGVYVVPAFVGLGSPYWDMYARGTIVGLTRGANRNHIIRATLESIAYQSRDLIDAMEDDSKIKLAALKVDGGAVKNNFLMQFQSDILGTDVLRPVVTETTALGAAYLAGLAVGFWESKEEIRNRWQVESKFDPAIGEDHKEQLYKGWKKAVERSTAWEEME is encoded by the coding sequence GTGAGTAAAAAATATGTAATCGCACTGGATCAGGGGACAACTAGTTCAAGGGCAATAGTATTTGATAAAGACGGAAATACAGTAGGGGTATCTCAAAAGGAGTTTACTCAGATATATCCAAAGGCAGGTTGGGTAGAGCACAATCCTATGGAAATATGGGCAAGTCAGAGCTCAGTTGTAACAGAGGTAATAGCTAAGACTGGAATAACAAATGACGAGATAGCGGCTATTGGAATAACTAACCAAAGAGAGACAACAGTTGTATGGGATAAAAACACTGGAGAACCTGTGTATAATGCCATTGTATGGCAGTGTAGAAGAACTGCAAATATCTGTAATGAACTTAAGGAAAAAGGGTTGGAAGATTACGTAAGACGTAATACTGGTCTTGTAGTAGATGCATATTTTTCTGGAACTAAAGTTAAGTGGATTCTCGACAACGTAGAGGGTGCAAGAGAAAAAGCTGAAAAAGGAGATTTACTTTTCGGAACTGTAGATACATGGCTTATCTGGAAACTGACTAACGGAAAAGTTCACGTAACAGATTATACAAATGCCTCAAGAACTATGTTATTTAACATAAGAGATCTTAAGTGGGATGAAAAGATGTTAGAAGAGCTCAACATACCAAAATCTATGCTTCCTGAAGTGAAAAATTCCAGTGAAGTATATGGTCAGGCTAACCTCGGAGGAGTAGGAGGAACAGGCGGAATAAGAGTACCAATCGCAGGAGCTGCAGGAGATCAGCAGTCGGCATTATTTGGACAGGCTTGTTTTGAAAAGGGAGAAGCTAAAAATACATATGGTACTGGATGTTTCCTTCTTATGAATACAGGGGAAAACGCAGTAGAGTCTAAAAACGGACTTCTAACAACAATAGCAATAGGTATAGACAACAAGGTAGAATATGCCTTAGAGGGAAGTGTATTTGTAGGAGGAGCCTCTGTACAATGGCTTAGAGATGAACTCAGACTTATAAATGACGCAGCAGACACAGAGTATTTTTCCAAGAAGGTAAAGGACAGTAACGGTGTATATGTAGTACCTGCCTTTGTAGGTCTAGGATCACCATACTGGGATATGTATGCCAGAGGAACAATAGTTGGTCTTACAAGAGGGGCTAACAGAAATCACATAATCAGAGCAACTCTGGAATCTATAGCTTATCAGTCTAGAGACCTTATAGATGCAATGGAAGATGACTCTAAAATAAAATTAGCGGCTCTAAAGGTAGACGGAGGAGCGGTAAAAAATAACTTCTTAATGCAGTTCCAATCAGACATACTAGGAACAGACGTGCTAAGACCAGTGGTAACTGAGACAACAGCCTTAGGAGCAGCTTATCTAGCTGGACTTGCTGTTGGATTCTGGGAAAGTAAAGAAGAGATAAGAAACAGATGGCAGGTGGAATCTAAGTTTGATCCGGCTATAGGTGAAGATCATAAAGAGCAGTTATATAAAGGGTGGAAAAAAGCCGTTGAAAGATCAACTGCTTGGGAAGAGATGGAATAA
- the rsxC gene encoding electron transport complex subunit RsxC produces MKLFTFRGGVHPPENKAQTENKEIEVFSVSKTLYVPMLQHIGAPLEPNVKVGDRVLKGQKIADSEAFVSSPVHSPVSGVVKKIEVMPFPLSGKVKTVVIENDEKEEWAELTKIQNLEKATKEELLAMVREKGIVGVGGACFPTHIKLNPPKDVAIDVLLLNGAECEPYLNSDNRLMIEEPHKIVEGIKIINKILGISRAVVGIEDNKTEAIEKMTKACEGTGIEVAMLKTQYPQGGEKQLIKAVLDRDVPSGGLPSAVGVVVQNTGTAGAIYEGLVEGKPLIEKIVTVSGKAVERPSNLKVRIGTMFSEILDYAGTNRESMDKLVMGGPMMGMAQHTENVPVVKGTSGLLALTKEETNPYKPKSCILCGKCVKACPINLLPNMYAKLARFKQWEEMGKNHLMDCIECGSCSYICPANRPLTEAIKIGKAKLRTMKK; encoded by the coding sequence ATGAAACTGTTTACTTTCAGAGGGGGGGTTCATCCACCTGAAAATAAAGCTCAGACAGAAAATAAGGAAATTGAAGTATTTTCTGTATCTAAGACACTGTATGTACCAATGCTTCAGCACATCGGAGCACCACTAGAGCCAAATGTAAAAGTGGGGGATAGGGTTTTGAAGGGTCAGAAGATTGCTGACTCTGAAGCTTTTGTTTCTTCACCAGTACATTCTCCAGTGAGTGGAGTAGTAAAAAAAATAGAAGTTATGCCCTTCCCGCTGAGTGGAAAGGTAAAAACTGTAGTAATCGAAAATGATGAAAAAGAGGAATGGGCTGAGCTTACCAAGATACAAAACTTGGAAAAAGCCACCAAAGAAGAACTTCTGGCAATGGTAAGAGAAAAAGGTATCGTAGGGGTAGGAGGAGCATGTTTCCCGACACACATAAAATTGAATCCTCCGAAAGATGTGGCCATAGATGTGTTACTTCTAAATGGTGCAGAGTGTGAGCCGTATCTAAATTCAGACAACAGACTTATGATTGAGGAACCGCATAAGATAGTAGAAGGAATCAAAATTATAAACAAAATTCTCGGGATAAGCAGAGCAGTCGTCGGTATAGAGGACAATAAAACAGAGGCTATAGAAAAGATGACAAAGGCCTGTGAAGGAACTGGTATAGAGGTTGCAATGCTGAAAACACAATATCCTCAAGGAGGAGAAAAACAGCTGATAAAAGCTGTTTTAGATAGAGACGTACCTTCTGGAGGTCTTCCTTCTGCAGTTGGTGTTGTAGTTCAAAATACCGGAACTGCCGGAGCAATATATGAAGGTCTTGTAGAAGGGAAACCTCTTATTGAGAAAATTGTTACAGTTTCTGGTAAGGCTGTAGAAAGACCTTCAAACTTAAAGGTAAGAATAGGGACAATGTTTTCAGAAATTTTGGACTATGCTGGAACAAACAGAGAATCTATGGATAAGTTAGTCATGGGGGGACCTATGATGGGAATGGCTCAACACACAGAAAATGTTCCTGTAGTAAAAGGTACCTCGGGGCTTTTGGCTCTGACAAAAGAGGAAACTAATCCTTATAAACCTAAGTCATGTATATTATGCGGAAAATGTGTAAAGGCATGTCCTATAAATCTTCTTCCAAATATGTATGCAAAATTGGCAAGGTTTAAACAGTGGGAAGAGATGGGGAAAAATCATCTTATGGATTGCATAGAGTGTGGATCATGTTCATATATCTGTCCTGCAAACAGACCATTAACTGAGGCTATAAAAATTGGAAAAGCCAAACTTAGAACAATGAAAAAGTAG
- a CDS encoding RnfABCDGE type electron transport complex subunit D, with the protein MEKILKMGPSPHIRTKERVEDVMYDVVIALVPALLMAVYVFGMRALTVTVTAVLSCMVTEWICQKAMKQEIAIFDGSAIITGILYAFVIPAFMPIPYIIVGSVVSIALGKMVFGGLGHNIFNPALVGRAFVQASWPVAITTFYYDGSAGATVLDAMKRGLDLDTSLLQGGNPYVQALIGRMGGCLGETSAIAILIGGIYLIKKKQVDWKVPAIIIGTVFLLTALAGANPLLHILSGGLFLGAFFMATDMVTSPYTEKGKIYYAVGIGILISAIRLKGGYPEGTAFAILIMNGVVPIINRYTAPKKFGEVAK; encoded by the coding sequence GTGGAAAAGATTTTGAAAATGGGTCCTTCGCCACACATAAGAACCAAAGAGAGAGTAGAAGATGTAATGTATGATGTTGTGATAGCACTCGTACCGGCTCTTTTGATGGCAGTATATGTTTTTGGAATGAGGGCGTTGACAGTAACGGTAACAGCAGTTCTTTCTTGTATGGTCACAGAATGGATCTGTCAGAAGGCAATGAAACAAGAGATAGCAATATTTGATGGAAGTGCAATTATTACAGGGATTCTATATGCGTTTGTGATTCCTGCATTTATGCCTATCCCTTATATCATAGTAGGATCGGTAGTATCTATAGCATTAGGTAAAATGGTTTTCGGTGGATTAGGGCACAACATATTTAACCCAGCTCTTGTGGGAAGAGCTTTTGTACAAGCATCATGGCCTGTGGCAATAACAACTTTTTATTATGACGGAAGTGCAGGAGCCACAGTTTTAGATGCAATGAAGAGAGGTCTTGATCTAGATACATCTCTTTTACAGGGTGGAAATCCTTATGTACAAGCACTTATAGGAAGAATGGGAGGCTGTCTAGGTGAGACATCTGCAATAGCTATTCTTATAGGGGGGATTTACCTTATTAAGAAAAAGCAAGTTGATTGGAAAGTACCTGCAATAATAATCGGAACAGTATTTCTTCTTACTGCATTAGCAGGAGCCAATCCACTTCTTCACATACTTTCAGGTGGACTTTTCTTAGGGGCTTTTTTCATGGCTACAGATATGGTTACGAGTCCTTATACGGAAAAAGGTAAGATTTATTATGCTGTTGGGATAGGTATACTTATATCTGCAATCAGATTAAAAGGTGGGTATCCTGAAGGAACGGCATTTGCAATACTTATTATGAATGGGGTAGTTCCAATCATAAACAGATATACTGCTCCGAAAAAGTTCGGGGAGGTGGCAAAATAA
- a CDS encoding RnfABCDGE type electron transport complex subunit G, with translation MMNRFIHYGLVLLSIAAISAGILASVNNMTKDVIAANAKKAVNEARIKVLPGAVSFNEEEKKSVEGLDYVPGYSDGGEVVGYVVTVAQPGYAANINFVLGFGSEGDIKGLNIIGHQETPGLGSKVSDPDWQSHWIGKKLGYEFNKSTDAFAGATISPQAVYTGMMRALSTYETEVKN, from the coding sequence ATAATGAATAGATTTATACACTATGGACTTGTACTTCTTTCTATAGCAGCCATTTCTGCAGGTATACTGGCATCGGTAAATAATATGACAAAAGATGTAATTGCTGCAAATGCAAAGAAAGCCGTAAATGAAGCCAGAATAAAAGTTCTTCCAGGGGCGGTTTCCTTTAATGAAGAAGAAAAGAAAAGTGTTGAAGGGCTAGATTATGTGCCAGGTTATAGTGATGGTGGAGAAGTAGTTGGTTATGTAGTAACTGTAGCTCAGCCTGGTTATGCTGCGAATATAAATTTTGTTTTAGGTTTTGGATCAGAAGGGGATATAAAAGGACTTAATATAATTGGACATCAGGAAACACCGGGATTAGGATCTAAGGTATCAGATCCAGACTGGCAGTCCCACTGGATTGGGAAAAAATTAGGATATGAGTTCAATAAATCCACAGATGCCTTTGCAGGAGCAACCATTTCTCCTCAAGCGGTTTACACTGGAATGATGAGAGCTCTTTCTACTTATGAAACTGAGGTGAAGAACTAA